A window of the Dictyostelium discoideum AX4 chromosome 4 chromosome, whole genome shotgun sequence genome harbors these coding sequences:
- the mocs1 gene encoding molybdenum cofactor synthesis 1 → MTNIIKSFITRNTYLNKLSPSPYQFNKYYSNSISTPPTHSYEKKQQPIQNVDDKKYILTDRFNRHHTYLRISLTERCNLRCKYCMPEEGVMLSQADKILTTDEIIRLSKLFVSAGVNKIRFTGGEPLVRKDVEPLIEEVGKIKGLQKIGITTNGILLSRKLDRLHKAGVNLLNISLDTLNSDKFTLITRRLGWDRVFQSIDNALKLDNIKVKVNCVIMKGLNDMEICDFVEMTRDKSVEIRFIEYMPFDGNLWSDKKFLSYTDMIKIIHEKYPTFKKYTIEEEEPNNTSKTYHVPGFKGKVGFITSMSEHFCSSCNRLRITADGNLKVCLFGNTEVNLRDRIRDGASDQQLLEIINAAVLKKKASHAGMYEIAQNKNRPMILIGEKSKIQINFKNKSIKQKKEVKNYLLKLINSSFINSNNNNNNNNNNNNNSKLQYIQQRNYSTNKNNQNLENNEFSHITKDGKLPTMVDISDKIITKRTAHAQSILEFPSNVLSQLLNLEKNNDIDNDNNISKNKEIVSKKGPVFATSIVAGTMAVKNTSNLIPFCHPIPIESCKIEITIIDSTSVKVDCIVSMSGKTGVEMEALTGATITSLTIYDMCKALSKDIVIKETKLISKFGGKSSSPQITK, encoded by the exons ATgacaaatataataaaatcttttataaCTAGAAAtacatatttaaataaattatcaccatcaccataccaatttaataaatattattcaaattcaatatcaacaccaccaacacattcatatgaaaaaaaacaacaaccaattcaaaatgttgatgataaaaaatatattttaacaGATAGATTTAATAGACATCATACTTATTTAAGAATATCATTAACAGAAAGATGCAATTTACGTTGTAAATATTGTATGCCTGAAGAAGGAGTAATGTTATCACAAgctgataaaattttaaccactgatgaaattattagattatcaaaattattcgTATCAGCAggtgtaaataaaattagattcACTGGTGGTGAACCATTA gtTAGAAAAGATGTTGAACCATTAATTGAAGAAGTTGGTAAAATTAAAGGATTACAAAAGATTGGAATAACAACAAATGGAATATTATTAAGTAGAAAATTAGATAGATTACATAAAGCTGGtgtgaatttattaaatattagtTTAGATACATTAAATTCTGATAAATTCACATTAATTACAAGAAGATTAGGTTGGGATAGAGtttttcaatcaattgataatgcaTTAAAATTAGATAATATAAAAGTTAAAGTTAATTGTGTAATAATGAAAGGTTTAAATGATATGGAG atttgcGATTTTGTTGAAATGACAAGAGATAAATCAGTAGAAATTAGGTTTATTGAATATATGCCATTTGATGGTAACCTTTGGAGtgataaaaagtttttatcaTATACTGAtatgattaaaattatacATGAAAAGTATCCAACATTTAAAAAGTATACaattgaagaagaggaaCCAAATAATACATCGAAAACATATCATGTACCAGGTTTTAAAGGTAAAGTTGGTTTCATTACATCAATGAGTGAACATTTTTGTTCATCTTGTAATAGATTAAGAATTACTGCAGATGGAAACCTAAAGGTTTGTCTCTTTGGTAATACTGAGGTAAATCTTAGAGATAGAATTAGAGATGGTGCATCCGatcaacaattattagaaataataaatgccgctgttttaaagaaaaaagcTTCTCATGCAGGTATGTATGAGATTgctcaaaataaaaatagaccaatgattttaattggag aaaaatctaaaattcaaataaattttaaaaataaatcaattaaacaaaagaaagaagtgaaaaattatttattaaaattaataaattctagttttattaatagtaataataataataataataataataataataataataattcaaaattacaaTATATTCAACAAAGAAATTATTcaaccaataaaaataatcaaaacctggaaaataatgaattttcacATATTACTAAAGATGGTAAATTGCCAACAATGGTTGATATTTCCGATAAAATCATTACAAAGAGAACTGCACATGCACAGTCAATATTGGAATTCCCATCAAATGTTTTAtctcaattattaaatttagaaaaaaataatgatattgataatgataataacatttcaaaaaataaagaaatagtTTCTAAAAAAGGACCAGTATTTGCTACATCAATTGTTGCAGGTACAATGGCTGTAAAGAAtacttcaaatttaataccaTTTTGTCATCCAATACCAATTGAGTCATGTAAAATagaaataacaataatagatTCAACAAGTGTAAAAGTAGATTGTATAGTTTCAATGAGTGGTAAAACTGGTGTTGAAATGGAGGCATTAACAG gtgctACTATTACTAGTTTAACAATTTATGACATGTGCAAAGCACTTTCAAAAGATATAGtaattaaagaaacaaagttaatttcaaaatttggtGGTAAATCCTCGTCTCCACAAATTACAAAAtag
- the mocs2s gene encoding molybdenum cofactor synthesis protein 2 small subunit, with translation MSNQFKILLFAKVKEVIGKDSIFIDLPLDESTSFNLIRKLKHIYPQISSTLEVSLLAVNQEYISRDQDIKINSNDEIAIIPPVSGG, from the exons ATgtcaaatcaatttaaaatattattatttgcaaaGGTAAAGGAAGTTATAGGAAAAGATTCTATATTTATTGATCTTCCACTTGATGAAAGTACATCATTCAATTTAATTCGAAAGCTTAAACATATATATCCACAAATATCATCT acTTTGGAAGTTAGCTTATTGGCAGTAAATCAAGAATACATTTCAAGAGAccaagatattaaaattaattctaatgatgaaattgcCATTATACCACCAGTCAGCGGAGGTTAA
- the gtaL gene encoding GATA zinc finger domain-containing protein 12 — translation MQDSYYLMSKNQFQDLYNDNSIYFNDESNIENIISCENVPFGSTIEASNNFDSNYNCNNINNGGINSFNNSSSIFKSMTPKKTPNGLKNLNNNIPTVNLAPISENVSTDTLNSQIVPSFQSNNIPQQIPSSNNNNNINNNNNTISSNNNNNTASIPITTTPTVVNNNNNNNNNNNNNNNNNNNNNNNNNNNNNNNNNNNNNNNNNNIPISNSCNFSNNLEKSTPIVNLIQYEQQPQQNNNIYQNNDTSNLNNNNIVCHTKDNENIETISSNNNNNYTYQDPNYQDPEKVQLTMNCFKLIQYCSQLTNLTKQAFSNPSAAACELETLSTMGNYIQYEISSLKSSLVKNLPNEAQQQQIRLQQQQSQQQHQQHQQHQQHQQPPTNIPQHINNCNIPRSPFDSCVPNSSYINSPLVANDFGYYSPNSMMNNNNDKINSEQGVFSSTISSPLPINSSYTSPYIKNQNSPQSKVVKKQLKNSKQSPTYINLTENMIRAQTKKQKKTISRVCVNCKTSDTPEWRRGPQGAKTLCNACGIRYRLQQQQVPQSNLNSPRESYAVIPTCDENIKQQTSQNSTTNINSSTTTTTATIQQQQQQNIPQQFPQPIQSPLKMLNIDQQILNSYENNFKNQFIEKDFLLMDSFE, via the coding sequence atgcaagactcttattatttaatgtcaaaaaatcaatttcaagaCTTATATAACGATAATTCgatttattttaatgatgaatcaaatatagaaaatattatatcttGTGAAAATGTTCCATTTGGTTCCACAATTGAAGCATCcaataattttgattcaaattataattgtaataatattaacaatgGAGGTatcaatagttttaataattcatcatcaatatttaaaagtatGACTCCCAAGAAAACACcaaatggtttaaaaaatttaaataataatattccaaCAGTTAATTTGGCTCCGATTAGTGAAAATGTTTCAACTGATACTTTAAATTCACAAATTGTTCCAAGTTTTCAATCAAACAATATACCGCAACAAATtccatcatcaaataataataataatattaacaataataataatactatttcaagtaacaataataataatacagcCTCTATACCTATAACCACAACTCCAACAGtggttaataataataataataataataataataataataataataataataataataataataataataataataataataataataataataataataataataataataataataataataataataatattcctATTTCAAATAGTTGtaatttttctaataatttagaaaaatcAACCCCAATAGTAAATTTAATACAAtatgaacaacaaccacaacaaaataataatatttatcaaaataatgatacatcaaatttaaataataataatattgtttgTCATActaaagataatgaaaacATTGAAACTATCAGctccaacaacaataataattatacatATCAAGATCCAAACTATCAAGACCCCGAAAAAGTTCAATTAACTATGAATTGCtttaaattaatacaatACTGCAGTCAATTAACAAATTTAACCAAGCAAGCATTTTCAAATCCATCAGCCGCTGCATGTGAATTAGAAACATTATCGACAATGGGAAACTACATTCAATATGAAATTTCCTCTCTCAAATCATCTCTTGTAAAAAATCTACCAAATGaagctcaacaacaacaaattagactgcaacaacaacaatcacaacaacaacaccaacaacaccaacaacaccaacaacaccaacaaccaCCAACAAATATTCCACAgcatattaataattgtaatattcCAAGATCACCATTTGATTCATGTGTTCCAAATTCATCATATATAAATTCTCCATTGGTTGCAAATGATTTTGGTTATTattcaccaaattcaatgatgaataataataatgataaaataaattcagAGCAAGGTGTATTTTCAAGTACTATATCATCTCCATTACCAATAAATTCTTCATACACAAGTccatatataaaaaatcaaaatagtCCACAATCAAAAGTTGTAAAAaagcaattaaaaaattctaaaCAATCTCCAacttatattaatttaacagAGAATATGATACGTGCACAaactaaaaaacaaaaaaaaacaattagtaGAGTTTGTGTTAATTGTAAAACAAGTGACACACCAGAATGGCGTAGAGGTCCCCAAGGTGCAAAAACCCTTTGTAATGCATGTGGAATTAGATATagacttcaacaacaacaagttccacaatcaaatttaaattcaccaaGAGAATCCTATGCTGTAATACCAACATgtgatgaaaatattaaacaacAAACATCACAAAACTCAACCACTAATATTAattcttcaacaacaaccacaacagcaacaatccaacaacaacaacaacaaaatatacCTCAACAATTTCCACAACCAATTCAATCACcattaaaaatgttaaatatCGATCAACAAATTCTTAATAGTTAtgaaaacaattttaaaaatcaatttatagaAAAAGATTTCTTACTAATGGATTCATTTgaataa
- the osbJ gene encoding oxysterol binding family protein, member 10 has protein sequence MTDISDESNIGYEEEVEEEIMEDDLDINNDGCDGEDKKKNSGFLKQFASKQPFYKMSLPISYSEPRSFLEKLSDQGSFLDILLKVKNIENEDDRFLEILKFYLSGWIQQKIAKSPFNPVIGETYQCKWVHKDGSTTEYIAEQISHHPPSSSFCMHNQQNGVIFHSHLSPTSKFWGNSLENSMEGKLVYEIPSLQEEYIVEAPKIIVKGVLVGSLSTETVGSTNLTCKKTGYSAEIEFKGKGLFKSKHSLLVKVKHPSSKKALYTLEGKFDGTVSITSTKTGKTTAFFDINSDQIQPITSPLHELEENNSRVVWKHVIENLLNNNEDEASKQKTIVEENQRNLAKTREGKPWIPKNFIKVDNDDNEDSANQNNVYYYSKLIEIRKEIMKNN, from the exons atgacagATATTTCAGATGAGTCTAATATAGGATATGAAGAAGAGGTTGAAGAAGAAATTATGGAAGATGATTtagatataaataatgatggttGTGATGGCgaagataaaaagaaaaattctGGTTTTCTTAAACAATTTGCTTCAAAACAaccattttataaaatgtcTTTACCAATCAGTTATTCTGAACCAAGATCATTTCTTGAGAAATTATCTGACCAGGGTTCTTTTTTAGACATTCTTTTAAa agttaaaaatattgaaaatgaagatgatagatttttagaaattttaaaattttatttatcagGTTGGATTCAACAAAAGATTGCAAAAAGTCCATTTAATCCAGTGATTGGAGAGACATACCAATGTAAATGGGTTCATAAAGATGGATCAACCACAGAATATATAGCAGAACAAATTTCACATCATCCACCATCAAGTAGTTTTTGTATGCATAATCAACAAAATGGTGTAATATTTCATTCTCATTTATCACCAACATCAAAGTTTTGGGGTAATTCCCTAGAGAATAGTATGGAAGGTAAATTAGTCTATGAAATACCATCACTACAGGAGGAATACATTGTAGAGGCACCAAAAATCATTGTAAAAGGAGTATTGGTTGGATCATTATCAACTGAAACAGTTGGTTCAACAAATTTAACTTGTAAGAAAACTGGTTACTCTGCTGAGATTGAATTCAAAGGTAAAGGTTTATTTAAGAGTAAACATTCACTATTGGTAAAAGTTAAACATCCTTCATCAAAGAAAGCATTATATACTTTGGAAGGTAAATTCGATGGTACAGTTTCAATAACCTCTACAAAAACTGGTAAAACCACTGCCTTTTTCGATATAAATAGTGATCAAATTCAACCAATTACTTCTCCATTACATGAATTGgaagaaaataattcaagAGTTGTTTGGAAACATGTAATCGAAaaccttttaaataataatgaagatgaagcttcaaaacaaaaaactaTAGTCGAAGAGAATCAAAGAAATTTAGCAAAAACTAGAGAAGGTAAACCTTGGATTCcaaaaaatttcatcaaagttgataatgatgacaATGAAGATAGCGCTAACCAAAATAATGTATACTATTACTCAAAACTAATTGAAAttagaaaagaaattatgaaaaacaattaa